One region of Bacteroidota bacterium genomic DNA includes:
- a CDS encoding CoA-binding protein, translating into MSAITERARQFLKGKTFAIAGVSQRRDDAANYNYRTLKKKGYRVLAVNPKYDQFDGDPCYPSLKALPEKPDGLIIVTSPAITLDLVREAVEVGIPAIWMHRATGTTNAFKSSESPMQSSVSEEAVRLAEENGIQVIPGSCPMQFAGDVGHRCMGWIFRMTGGMKEPVSVHPEKA; encoded by the coding sequence ATGTCTGCTATCACAGAACGGGCCAGACAGTTTCTGAAAGGAAAAACCTTTGCCATTGCCGGCGTGTCTCAACGTCGCGATGATGCAGCCAATTACAATTACCGCACCTTGAAGAAAAAAGGATACCGGGTCTTGGCAGTCAATCCGAAATATGATCAGTTCGATGGAGATCCCTGCTATCCGTCGCTGAAGGCTTTGCCCGAAAAACCAGATGGTCTGATCATTGTAACCAGTCCGGCGATCACGCTCGACCTGGTCAGAGAAGCTGTGGAAGTGGGCATTCCCGCCATCTGGATGCACCGGGCCACCGGCACCACGAATGCGTTTAAATCGAGTGAATCACCCATGCAGAGCAGCGTGTCAGAAGAGGCCGTCCGGTTGGCAGAAGAAAATGGAATTCAGGTGATCCCGGGAAGTTGTCCCATGCAATTTGCAGGTGATGTGGGGCATCGTTGCATGGGCTGGATTTTCAGAATGACAGGGGGCATGAAGGAACCGGTATCGGTTCATCCGGAAAAGGCTTAG